In a single window of the Roseiconus lacunae genome:
- a CDS encoding sulfatase-like hydrolase/transferase, whose amino-acid sequence MLRLTSLACCVACLFHPTLASAGDAARPNILLIFSDDQGVNDVGCYGSEIQTPHIDSLAAEGLKLNQFYAASSICTPSRFGLLTGRYAHRSADQLTSALMFLADEHADRGIRDHELTFVSELQHTGYQTHLVGKWHLGHGQDKFWPTEHGFDTFFGHTGGCVDFFTCQYANRPDWYRGKELIETHRYATDVITDEAERLIESFGHRSDQTDQTLSTDRQPWYLHVAYNAPHFGKAWDEENQTPLNTMQPKPADLARVTSIDDPLRRAFAAKVVGMDDGIGRLLQALQASGQADQTLVIFMTDHGGDPKYGGSNEPLRGGKATLFEGGLRVPCLIRYPDLIAKGTESDAITSALDWFPTIAELAGLKTPANLDGESMLPILRGETPSKHRPIAWATGSHAELERKAWHAVRDGQWKWVQPPGQDAMLFDLTKDPNETTNLISKHSDVAKRLQQLSAMPVEVDASLMQNFRQIDKQLFVGGSPHGEAAFETLAEKGVRTIISVDGSTPQVDLAKQNGLRYIHLPIGYDQVNATRTLELAKAISDSKGGVYLHCHHGRHRAPAAAAVACVALGKLDQKEANQLLKDSGTSPRYAGLFRSVDRVEQIPVSELKRFQTTFHEAVKVTELAEQMVAIDRSLEHLVALLDQGGVSVAEESVLLHEHFVETMRLDEVRSWQKPQRDQLERSTELAKQIHDAATQPKRLRTLIDQLKADCKSCHAAMRD is encoded by the coding sequence ATGCTCCGATTGACATCTCTTGCCTGCTGTGTTGCCTGCCTGTTTCACCCAACACTTGCCTCGGCCGGTGATGCGGCGCGCCCGAACATTTTGCTGATTTTTTCAGACGACCAAGGCGTCAACGACGTCGGTTGCTACGGCAGCGAAATCCAAACGCCACACATCGACTCACTCGCCGCCGAAGGCCTGAAGCTCAATCAATTCTATGCCGCAAGCAGCATTTGCACCCCGTCACGGTTTGGACTGCTGACCGGAAGGTACGCCCATCGCTCGGCAGATCAATTGACGAGCGCCTTGATGTTCCTCGCCGACGAACATGCGGACCGAGGCATTCGCGATCACGAATTAACTTTCGTTTCCGAACTGCAGCACACCGGCTATCAAACCCATCTCGTTGGGAAGTGGCATCTCGGTCATGGGCAAGACAAATTTTGGCCGACCGAACACGGCTTTGACACCTTCTTCGGTCATACCGGAGGCTGTGTCGATTTTTTTACCTGTCAATATGCCAATCGACCCGACTGGTACCGCGGCAAGGAGCTGATCGAAACACACCGGTACGCGACCGACGTGATCACCGACGAAGCCGAACGGCTGATCGAATCGTTCGGCCATCGATCCGATCAAACAGATCAAACGCTGTCCACAGATAGACAGCCCTGGTATTTGCATGTCGCCTACAACGCGCCACATTTTGGCAAGGCATGGGACGAAGAAAACCAAACACCGCTAAACACGATGCAACCAAAGCCTGCGGATCTGGCCCGAGTCACATCGATCGATGATCCGCTGCGCCGAGCGTTTGCCGCCAAGGTGGTCGGGATGGACGACGGCATCGGCCGGTTACTCCAAGCCCTTCAGGCGAGCGGACAAGCCGACCAGACATTGGTCATCTTTATGACCGACCACGGCGGCGATCCAAAATACGGCGGATCAAATGAACCGCTGCGAGGTGGGAAAGCGACCTTGTTCGAAGGCGGCCTGCGAGTCCCGTGCTTGATTCGATATCCAGACTTGATCGCCAAAGGAACCGAAAGTGATGCGATCACGTCCGCACTCGATTGGTTCCCGACGATCGCCGAATTAGCGGGCTTGAAAACTCCGGCTAATCTGGATGGCGAATCCATGCTGCCGATCCTTCGCGGCGAAACGCCTTCGAAACACCGTCCAATCGCTTGGGCCACCGGCTCACATGCCGAACTGGAACGTAAAGCATGGCACGCCGTTCGTGACGGACAATGGAAATGGGTTCAGCCACCAGGCCAGGACGCCATGTTGTTTGACCTCACCAAAGATCCAAACGAAACGACGAACTTGATTTCCAAGCACTCGGACGTTGCGAAGCGATTACAACAGCTTTCGGCGATGCCGGTCGAAGTGGACGCATCGTTGATGCAAAATTTTCGGCAGATCGACAAGCAGCTTTTTGTCGGTGGATCACCACATGGCGAAGCAGCCTTTGAAACCCTTGCCGAAAAAGGAGTTCGCACCATCATCAGTGTCGACGGATCAACTCCCCAAGTCGACTTGGCCAAGCAAAACGGTCTTCGCTATATCCACTTGCCTATCGGTTACGACCAAGTCAACGCGACACGAACACTCGAACTGGCCAAAGCGATCTCTGATTCGAAAGGCGGCGTCTATTTGCACTGCCATCATGGTCGTCACCGCGCCCCTGCCGCCGCCGCGGTGGCCTGTGTAGCGCTCGGGAAACTGGATCAAAAAGAGGCCAATCAGTTGCTTAAAGACTCGGGAACCTCACCTCGATATGCCGGCTTATTTCGTAGCGTCGACCGAGTCGAGCAGATCCCCGTGTCGGAATTGAAGCGTTTTCAAACAACGTTTCACGAAGCGGTCAAGGTCACCGAGCTAGCCGAACAAATGGTCGCGATCGATCGATCACTCGAACACTTGGTCGCGTTACTTGATCAAGGCGGCGTTTCGGTTGCCGAAGAGAGTGTGCTCCTACACGAGCACTTCGTCGAAACCATGCGACTCGACGAAGTCCGATCCTGGCAGAAGCCGCAGCGCGACCAACTTGAGCGATCAACAGAACTCGCGAAACAGATTCACGACGCGGCGACGCAACCCAAACGTTTGCGAACCTTGATCGACCAACTGAAAGCAGACTGCAAATCGTGCCACGCGGCGATGCGAGACTGA